One Rosa chinensis cultivar Old Blush chromosome 3, RchiOBHm-V2, whole genome shotgun sequence DNA window includes the following coding sequences:
- the LOC112193610 gene encoding protein downstream neighbor of Son codes for MAKVARPGSLPPAALKVGGGAMKAGPVKRKTPSELREEQLKRMNAAEIMDESPAHLLGSANEADNGLNKPELSRIPRYHDIRMDEVYPAKKSRSRMLFGKENVKESISMEPPISLKSLSACSSLASKRKHQQMGPEIAAESTEKGVAKAGQANENSSQSTFRSVTEISSAGDRSSGFGSVDVGKAMKGMAALESSIATGLPANSSERNVDPSSTGFGNFCLPGGKVPLDFTLKTSMRVVSSSPASRIHKSITRSTFKFDSFEDQIMSGSSGLTSTSEVSSKLLHSWVYPQSTLPPSLIQVLTSSTAEGVEMDFLTKRHVAWEDSFRSLYYMLRNGACNIFYVCTPYFVVMFTGRDVAVGTKRLTNACISQSTRVFQSLLRENDVAFSMPLCRSKVEQVTTEVLDELSEMQELGQTRRTRSLVDLDNTPESLLVISGNKNVHGLFDILLNYRSFMTTLIGVDVPVLYSPVPFQNAAISSPQVKCMDLKRTEQVVASNKGSVSQDVGSMQSISSGLCSSVEIKDAFIPPWIICSVCAVVGSEGGSFEASFTNEPTSISLNGSIEAAAEKSDSQDGIAEDLRSSSSAFGISKAIVTPNLRLGLLKSLKFSNGSYMASVSPTLDSK; via the exons GACCTGGTTCTCTACCTCCTGCTGCTCTCAAGGTTGGTGGCGGAGCGATGAAGGCCGGCCCAGTCAAAAGAAAGACGCCTTCAGAACTGAGA GAAGAGCAGTTGAAGCGGATGAATGCTGCAGAGATCATGGATGAGTCTCCAGCCCATTTGCTTGGTTCTGCAAA CGAGGCAGACAATGGGCTTAACAAACCAGAATTGTCAAGGATTCCTAGATATCATGACATCCGTATGGATGAAGTATATCCTGCAAAGAAATCTAGGTCCAGAATGCTATTTGGAAAGGAAAATGTCAAG GAAAGTATTTCAATGGAGCCACCTATCAGCCTTAAGAGTCTCTCTGCGTGCTCTAGTCTGGCTTCCAAGAGAAAGCACCAACAAATGGG GCCAGAGATTGCAGCCGAAAGCACAGAAAAAGGTGTAGCTAAAGCGGGTCAAGCAAATGAAAACTCTAGTCAAAGTACTTTCCGTAGTGTTACTGAGATTTCATCGGCTGGTGATAGGTCATCTGGCTTTGGATCTGTTGATGTG GGTAAAGCAATGAAAGGAATGGCCGCCCTTGAATCCTCAATTGCTACTGGTTTACCTGCTAATTCTTCTGAAAGAAATGTGGATCCTTCATCAACTGGTTTTGGCAACTTTTGCTTGCCTGGTGGCAAGGTTCCTCTGGATTTTACTTTGAAAACTAGTATGCGAGTGGTTTCCTCTTCCCCAGCGAGTCG gattcaTAAGTCAATCACACGCTCCACATTCAAATTCGATAGTTTTGAAGATCAAATTATGAGCGGTAGCTCAGGGCTCACATCAACTTCTGAAGTCAGTTCTAAACTTTTACATTCATGGGTTTATCCTCAATCTACCCTGCCACCTTCTCTTATACAAGTGTTGACCTCCTCAACAGCCGAGGGAG ttgaaatggattttttaACAAAACGACATGTAGCATGGGAGGACTCATTTCGGAGTCTATACTACATGCTTCGAAATGGTGCCTGTAATATATTTTATG TGTGTACTCCATATTTTGTGGTAATGTTTACTGGTCGGGATGTTGCTGTGGGTACCAAACGCCTCACCAATGCTTGTATCTCCCAGTCAACAAGAGTCTTCCAATCATTGTTAAGAGAGAAT GATGTTGCCTTCTCTATGCCCCTTTGCCGTTCTAAAGTGGAGCAAGTCACTacagaagtccttgatgaactcTCAGAGATGCAAGAATTGGGCCAG ACTCGACGCACACGATCATTGGTTGATTTAGATAATACCCCAGAATCTTTGCTGGTCATTAGTGGGAATAAGAATGTACATGGCCTGTTTGATATTTTATTAAATTATAG ATCTTTCATGACTACTTTGATAGGAGTGGATGTTCCTGTACTATATTCACCCGTGCCATTTCAGAATGCTGCCATCTCTTCTCCACAG GTTAAATGCATGGATCTGAAAAGAACAGAACAGGTGGTTGCTTCAAACAAAGGATCTGTTTCACAAGATGTTGGATCTATGCAAAGCATATCTTCTGGTCTCTGCTCTAGTGTTGAAATTAAGGATGCATTTATTCCACCATGGATTATATGCAGTGTATGTGCTGTAGTGGGATCTGAAGGGGGAAGCTTTGAGGCGAG tttcacaaatgaacctaccTCAATCAGTTTGAATGGTTCAATAGAAGCAGCTGCTGAGAAATCTGATTCTCAAGATGGGATAGCTGAAGATTTGCGAAGTAGCAGTTCAGCTTTTGGTATTTCAAAAGCCATTGTAACACCAAACTTGCGCTTGGGTTTACTAAAGAGCTTGAAGTTTTCAAATGGTTCTTATATGGCTTCTGTTTCTCCTACCTTGGATTCCAAATAA
- the LOC112194894 gene encoding F-box protein At5g06550, whose amino-acid sequence MFSCKSLLSKRTKTIKKKKKNKSKNKIRSKNVPGKQNPICEKYQEEEEEEIEEEEDSDEVEKGFNLKASAPSHTHGVQPLGNLYLNPGSVNSRNTGLGNLQTLTDELVLEILAFLAGTHLGVLATVSKSFYIFANHEPLWRNLVLENLSDRLLYNGSWKSTYIAAHYPSFDVSNISVSGLTVRDFYSDYLFQSWLCANLEMKPEWLERDNIIRRRGISVEDFISDFEEPNKPVLLEGCMDNWVASEKWDRDYLVQLCGDVQFAAGPVDMKLEDYFRYADQVREERPLYLFDPKFGEKVARLGSEYEVPVYFREDLFSVLGNERPDYRWIIIGPAGSGSSFHIDPNSTSAWNAVIKGSKKWVLFPPDVVPPGVHPSPDGAEVACPVSIIEWFMNFYGATKTWKRKPIECICKAGEVIFVPNGWWHLVINLEESIAITQNYASRSNLLNVLDFLKRPNASTLVSGTRDRVNLYEKFRNAIEASLPGTIDHLLQKAEEKKAQQSKPSFWDTVTDSKAGAFKFSF is encoded by the exons ATGTTCAGCTGCAAAAGCTTATTGTCCAAAAGGACCAAAaccataaagaaaaagaagaaaaacaagagcAAGAACAAGATCAGAAGCAAAAATGTTCCCGGAAAACAAAACCCCATTTGCGAAAaataccaagaagaagaagaagaagagatagaggaagaagaagatagtgaTGAAGTTGAAAAAGGCTTCAATCTTAAAGCCTCTGCTCCATCTCACACACATGGAGTCCAGCCACTGGGCAATCTCTACCTCAACCCAGGTTCTGTCAACTCAAGAAACACTGGCTTAGGTAATCTCCAAACCCTAACAGATGAGCTTGTTCTTGAGATTCTGGCCTTTTTAGCTGGGACCCACTTGGGGGTTTTGGCAACTGTGAGCAAATCATTTTATATCTTTGCAAATCATGAGCCCCTTTGGAGGAACCTTGTGTTGGAAAATCTCAGTGATAGGCTTCTGTATAATGGCTCTTGGAAATCTACTTACATTGCTGCTCATTACCCTTCATTTGATGTGTCGAATATCAGTGTTTCCGGTTTGACAGTGAGAGACTTTTATTCTGACTATCTCTTCCAGAGTTGGCTCTGTGCCAATCTTGAAATGAAACCCGAATGGCTTGAGAGAGATAATATAATCCGAAGAAGGGGCATTTCAGTTGAGGATTTCATTTCCGATTTTGAGGAACCGAATAAGCCTGTGCTGTTGGAAGGGTGTATGGACAATTGGGTTGCATCAGAGAAATGGGATAGAGATTATTTGGTTCAACTGTGTGGTGATGTACAATTTGCAGCTGGGCCGGTGGACATGAAGCTTGAGGACTATTTTAGATATGCTGATCAGGTGAGGGAAGAGAGGCCATTGTACCTTTTTGACCCAAAATTTGGAGAAAAAGTTGCAAGATTGGGTTCGGAGTATGAAGTTCCTGTGTATTTTAGGGAGGACTTGTTTAGTGTTTTGGGTAATGAGAGGCCAGATTATAGATGGATTATAATTGGACCAGCCGGGTCAGGTTCCTCGTTCCACATTGATCCTAATTCAACATCAGCTTGGAATGCAGTGATCAAGGGATCAAAGAAATGGGTATTGTTTCCTCCTGATGTTGTTCCTCCGGGGGTGCATCCCAGTCCAGATGGTGCTGAGGTGGCATGCCCTGTTTCAATAATTGAATGGTTCATGAACTTTTATGGTGCAACAAAGACTTGGAAAAGGAAACCTATCGAGTGCATTTGTAAAGCTGGGGAGGTGATTTTTGTACCTAATGGATGGTGGCATTTGGTGATCAACTTGGAAGAATCAATTGCCATTACACAGAATTACGCTAGCAG GAGTAATTTGTTGAATGTCTTGGATTTTCTTAAGAGGCCAAATGCCAGCACTCTGGTGTCTGGAACGAGAGATCGGGTGAACTTGTATGAGAAGTTTAGAAATGCTATTGAGGCTTCTTTACCTGGAACTATTGATCATTTGTTGCAAAAAGCAGAAGAGAAGAAGGCCCAACAGAGTAAACCCTCCTTCTGGGATACAGTTACAGATTCAAAGGCTGGTGCATTCAAGTTCTCTTTCTAG
- the LOC112194313 gene encoding agamous-like MADS-box protein AGL61, translating into MSTLTGAHVCLVIFSEAGKPYSFGSPSIESVDGRVLPELQNQNQISDDARAALEANRQARVDGILRIHNDLESKLKEDRDRAKELRKRERARTSKDQGGPCWWEKPMEGLELAELKQMHSSFERLQNYLSSYLTASAGGSSSGGATGIPPGTLPARFGLE; encoded by the coding sequence ATGTCGACCCTCACTGGTGCACATGTTTGTTTAGTGATATTCTCCGAGGCCGGGAAACCCTACTCTTTCGGCAGTCCCTCTATTGAATCTGTAGACGGCCGAGTCTTGCCGGAGctacaaaaccaaaaccaaattagTGATGATGCCCGGGCTGCACTTGAGGCTAATCGTCAGGCAAGAGTCGACGGTATCCTCAGGATACACAACGACTTAGAAAGCAAGCTGAAAGAAGACAGAGATCGAGCAAAGGAGCTTCGGAAAAGAGAAAGGGCTAGAACAAGCAAAGATCAGGGCGGCCCTTGCTGGTGGGAGAAACCTATGGAGGGACTTGAGTTGGCGGAACTCAAACAGATGCATTCTTCATTTGAACGTCTCCAGAATTATCTATCCTCCTATCTCACCGCCTCTGCTGGTGGCTCCTCATCTGGCGGCGCAACCGGTATCCCTCCTGGTACATTGCCTGCACGCTTCGGATTGGAGTAG